The Zalophus californianus isolate mZalCal1 chromosome 6, mZalCal1.pri.v2, whole genome shotgun sequence DNA window GCGAGCTGCGAACAAAAGCCCTCGGCGCGGGGCCCAAGCCCGGGACGTGCGGTGAGTGACCCCGCCCGGAGACCCGGGAGCGGCGGGCACTGGCGTGGCCGGGCTAACTGAATCCCCAGAGCCCACCTCGCTGGGATACCGTACGGGGACTCGGAGGGCATCCAGGGGCAGGTGTCCGAGGCTAGATCGGGGTGGATGGTGCCTTTAGCACGTTCAGACTTGGAGGGGATCGGGTGCATTTGAGAGGACACAGGCGCCTTCATCCCCAGCCAACaccgggggtgggggtaggggggaccGGCATAGCTCCCAGCAAGCCCTGCCcaaaagacagaacaagaatCGAACACCCCTCCCGGGGAGGCCTTTTATAATTAAGGCATTTCTTTCAGCCCTTCCATCAGCCCCGGGCCCGGGTCTCCTTTGGCAGGGGGCAATCATATAATATGCATCATGTAAATTTAATCATACAAATCACAGGGCCTCTGAGCCTAATCCCAAATAAACTTCGTCCCTAGGCAAATGGGGTCCTCGCAGCAATGCACTTTGAGGATGAACAggcctcttctttttttgttcctgCAAAGCTGCACCCCCGGTCCCCGCCTAAGCTACAAACAAATACACTAATCCTACCGGGAATCCTCCACCGCCTCCCCGGCCGGCTACTGCCTGCACCGCGATCTTTTCATCCTAACTTGCAGCGGGAAAGAGATGCCTCCAGCGGGCCAGACGCCCTGGGAAGCCgggccccaggcccctggccGGCACACCCGGGCTGAGGGAGGTTGAGGCTTTTTCTCTTTGCAccactccccgccccctcctcccgccccccgccTGGGTTTTCAGGGCATTGGTATTATGATTTGCGTTCCACCGGGCCTCTGAGCCTAATCCCAAAGCTGATTAAATTGGGAGGGGGTGTATATGAATGGGGCGGGGGGAACTGCTCTCATGTATTCCTCGGTGTCCCTACCTTGTCCTCCGCAGGGACTCCACAAAAGGACAGGGCTCAGCCATGGTGGACCCGGTGCCGGAAGAGGAAAAGGCCGGAGCCGAGCCTGAAGGTTCGGAAGGGGACGCAGCCGCCGCATCTGTGCCCCCCGACGCACAGGGCGCCCAGCAGCCCAACGCTTCCTCGGCCTCCACCTCGGCCTCGGCGGCGGCGCCCCGCAACACTGAAGTCCCGAACGCAGCGGAAGAAGGCGGGCGGCGGGAGCAGTCTCCGCTGCTGCACCTCGACCTTTTCAACTTCGACTGTCCGGAGGCTGAGGGTAGCCGCTACGTGCTGACCAGTCCCCGCTCGCTGGAGGCCTGCGCGCGCTGCGCCGTCAAGCCAGTGGAGCTGCTGCCACGGGCCCTGGCAGACCTGGTGCGCGAGGCTCCGGGCCGCTCCATGCGGGTGGCCACCGGCCTGTACGAGGCCTACGAGGCGGAGCGGCGCGCCAAGCTGCAGCAGTGCCGGGCCGAGCGAGAGCGCATCGTACGCGAGGAGAAGCGGCGCCTCTTCACGCCGCTGGGGCCCGCGGCCACCGCCGCCTCGGTGTCCAGCGCGGGCggaggcagcagcagcagctgcagcagcgcCAGCCTCCCAGCCTCGCCCGCGCCGCGTGCGGCCCGCAAGGCCTCTTCCAGCCGGTCTCCGGCCCGGACGCAACCACCGCCCGCGGCGTCGCGGGCAGGTAGGAAGAGCCATTCGCTGGATTCGCTGTCCCGCCGGCGCGAGGGCGCCCTCAGTTCCGAGTCTGGCGCGTCGTCGTCGTCCTACAGCGGGGAGAGCCTGAGGGAGCTGCGCTGGCCTCCGCGGGCCTCGGCCAGGAACAGCTGCCCCGCGGGCTCCGCGTCCTCCGCCCCCAACCCCCTGGGCCGCCCTTCCGCCCTGGCCTTGGTGCCGCTCACCGGCCGCAGCTTCAGCCTGGGTGACCTGAGCCACTCTCCGCAGACGGCTCAGCACGTGGAGCGCATCGTGCGCCAAGTGCGCGCCGAGCGGGGCCTGCGCGGGGTGCCGGATCGCGACCGAAAGATCGCGGCGCTGATGCTGGCGCGCCACCAGGAGGAACGCCTGCTGCTGGAGCAGCGCGCCGCGGCCCACGGCCAGTGGGAGCAGCAGCGCGTGCGCGCCGAGCAGCGGCGGGAGCGcgaggagcgggagaagcagcGCGCGCTGGAGCAGGGCCGTCGGGCCTGGGCCGCGCAGGTGGAGGAGCGGCGCGGCCGTCGGGGGCGCGAGGAGCGCGAGGAGgcgcggcggcggcagcggcagtgCGAGCGCAGCGAGGAGCGGCGGCGGGAGCTGGCCGAACGCCAGGGCCTGCTGCGGCGGGAGCGGGTCGAGCGCGCGGCCCAGGAGGACCGGCTGCGCAAGCTGCAGCAGGAGCAGAACCTGAAGCAGCGGGAGGAGGGCCTACAGGAAGGGCGCGAGCGGGCCGAGCTGGTCCGCAGGGAGCGCGCCCAGCGCGCGGCCCGCACCAAGCAGCGGCAGGAGGGCCAGCTGCAGCGGGAGAAGCGGGAGCTGAGCCGGGCGGAGCGGGCGCGCCACGAGGCGCTGCTGCAAGGCCGGGCCCGGCAGGAGCGCGCGGAGCGAGAGGGCTTGCGGAGCTCCCTGGAGGCCAGCTTGGGCCGCGCGCAGGAGAACTACGAGCAGCTGGTGGAGCAGCGCGCCCGCGAGCTGCGGGAGCGGGCCCGGCGGGAGGAGCTGCAGGGCCGGCGGGCCAAGGAGGTGGCCGAGCGCAAAGAGCGCGAGCACCAGGCGCACCTGGAGGCGCTGGCCCGGGCGGGGGAGCGGCGGCTGCAGCACGCGACGCAGGCAGCCGAAGAAGCCGTGCAGCAGAAGGCGCGGCGCGTGGGCCAGAGCCGGTTGGAGAAGGAGCGGGCCCAGCGCGCCAATAAGCAGAAGGTGGAGAGGGATGAAGACTGCCGCCGGCAGGAGCTGCTGCAGGCCATCGGGCGCAAGCTGGAGCGGAGCGAGCAGCTGTCCCGGGAGCGGCGGAGCGCGCTGGAGACCGCCCGCTCCACAGCCCGAGCCTCCTTCCACGTGCGGGAGAAGGTACGCGAGGAGACCAACACGCGCTCCTTCGACCGCATGGTGCGGGAAGCCCAGCTGCACGCCAGCCTGGACCGCAAATGACCGCGGCCCTGAGCTGGCCAGGCGGCCCCGCTCAACCCTGCGCGGCCTCCCTTGGCCTTTATGACCAGACTGTGGAAGTCTGCCGTCGGGGCCCAGCGCCGCGGCCTCGCCAGGCTCCCGACCAATGAGGCAATGAGAGGACAGATAGGAGAGCTGTCAGCCCACGGCCTTTTAAAAATCGGACttcatttggaaatgacataGCACAATCTTTAACCACATCCCCTTGGTGGCTCCCGCAGCGGCCCTCGCCAAGCTTCCCAATGTGTCTTTGGGGGTGGAATAGAAAAAGAGCGGGGAGAGGGGGCCTGAGTCGGGACTGTTGCAGGGCCCCCGTAGGAGAGGGTGCAGCAGTGGCCGCCCCCTTCTGCAGCAGTCAGCCCAGGCACCTTCCGCATGTGGGTGTCTGAGGTGACATTGGTTACTGCAGCTGAGGAGGCGTCGCCTTGGCTCACctccatctttttaaataatggcaAGTTGCACAAAGCTCAGAGGACTCGCACAAAAGCACAGCTCTTCCAAGGTGTTAGACCACGCCAAGGGACCCCAAAAGCGATTGGTTTTTGTACGCTTGACTTTTAAACTGCCACTTGAGCAAATTCTGGTCTTAGTTAAGGTAGTTTTTTTTGGTTGATTCCCATAGGCTTTCTAGTTAGAcaatcatctgcaaataatgatcaatttgtctttttttcctctcattctccCAAACGACACAAGAAATCGGTTGGTTTGGTGATGCTGTTTCGCTTTAGTggaagcccccagcccctgggggagATGAGTTCCCTAGGCAGCATTGTTCCGCCGGATTCTGCTTTCTTGCAGGGTAGCTTTGGGGGGAGGCCGTGTCTGATGCCCAcctcccagtgtggagcccactcCTCGAAAGACATCAGCCATGCCTTACGAAGCAGAGCTACCTTATGTGCCTGCCCAGGCTGATCCTGCCTAAATCTCCAGCCCTGGATGCTGTCCCTGAGGGTGGGCCCAGTGAGTCTGGAGCTAGGATTCCCTCGGGGAAGGAACTGTCCCAGCTGCCCTGAGGGTCATCTCCTGTGGGGGCTGCTTTGCTGTGGAGAGTTGTGGTCGCTATTGTTGGTTCTGtagcttcccctcctccctcacatGAGGAAAAAAGCGAATGTTCCCCCTTAAGTTCCTGGTTCCCCCTCACCTTTgctggaagtgttgaatcattctCTCCGTGCCTCACCTTTCCCACTGGCCAGACGGGGCCATCAGTATCTTCTCTTGGTACCTCAAGGTCTTCCGGATCCAAAGCACCGCCTCAGTATTATTTGTTGGTCTTCTTTGTGCCTTTCTTGACCTGGAGTAGAGAAGCAGGAGGGCTGCTGTTGGCCTAATTGGTTTCTGGGAATATTGATTCCTGGGCATTGGAAGGGGCAGTGCATTGCAGCAGATAATCATTTAGCTTCTGGGGGAAAATACTTGCAAGACCAGGCCACTCCCTGGTCCCAAAAGTCCCATTCAGTTGTCTTTGGGCAACTTTAATGCCTAGAGTTCTTTCTTCCCATGAAGCTGAAATCAGCCCCCTGGCCATATCCACCCACTGACTCTGCCTTCATCACGGAAAAcattacattttacattaaatCAGGATCAGGAAATAAAagttaccaaaaaagaaaaaaagaatcagggtAGAGAACTACTATATTAGACATGTTTCATGTATATTCTGCTGGGCAGAATTGTCCCTAAAATGTCtggtattacacacacacatatatatatgcacactcCATCcgtacacccccccccccccattgcatGCCAGCAGGTACAAAAGCATTGTGTGGAAGGGAGCAATACTTAGGTGTTACACAGGAGCTGTGCCAAGGTTTATTTCTTGAATGGATGAATTTTTCCCTCTAATTTTCTTCTTGCCGGTAACCAGGTTATCAGTGAGCTAGCTGGAATAAAGGGTATTGTCTGTGAGTCGGGGCATTTGACTAAAAGGTTAATTTGATACTTACTGGTTCTTACCTTGTGGCTCCTGATTTCCTAGAGAGCTTTTGAAACGTGAATAGGAAATTCCACGTAAAACTACTTTCTTCCAAAGTACCTACATTCATTTGAGAAGGACTGCAATCTGGTTTTCTGGATAACGCACTGGAAGGTACACAGGTGATCTTACCTTGCCCTCtgttcagtttgttttctgacttACTGAGTGACTTTGGGTAgatcacctctctgtgccttggttccCCACCTGTGGAATAGGGATTGTGACTTTGGCCTTCCTCAGCACTGTGAAGATGAATCAGAATCAAAGTGGTTTCTCAGCCCTATGACTTCAGAACTGCAGGTGCAAGGGGCA harbors:
- the CCDC177 gene encoding coiled-coil domain-containing protein 177, with the protein product MVDPVPEEEKAGAEPEGSEGDAAAASVPPDAQGAQQPNASSASTSASAAAPRNTEVPNAAEEGGRREQSPLLHLDLFNFDCPEAEGSRYVLTSPRSLEACARCAVKPVELLPRALADLVREAPGRSMRVATGLYEAYEAERRAKLQQCRAERERIVREEKRRLFTPLGPAATAASVSSAGGGSSSSCSSASLPASPAPRAARKASSSRSPARTQPPPAASRAGRKSHSLDSLSRRREGALSSESGASSSSYSGESLRELRWPPRASARNSCPAGSASSAPNPLGRPSALALVPLTGRSFSLGDLSHSPQTAQHVERIVRQVRAERGLRGVPDRDRKIAALMLARHQEERLLLEQRAAAHGQWEQQRVRAEQRREREEREKQRALEQGRRAWAAQVEERRGRRGREEREEARRRQRQCERSEERRRELAERQGLLRRERVERAAQEDRLRKLQQEQNLKQREEGLQEGRERAELVRRERAQRAARTKQRQEGQLQREKRELSRAERARHEALLQGRARQERAEREGLRSSLEASLGRAQENYEQLVEQRARELRERARREELQGRRAKEVAERKEREHQAHLEALARAGERRLQHATQAAEEAVQQKARRVGQSRLEKERAQRANKQKVERDEDCRRQELLQAIGRKLERSEQLSRERRSALETARSTARASFHVREKVREETNTRSFDRMVREAQLHASLDRK